The Pseudomonas sp. S06B 330 genome contains the following window.
CAGCCGCGCTTGACGGCGGGGGCGTGGATCGAAGAATATAGATAGTTAGCAAACTATGAATATGACAACGGCCCGTCCCCCATGACTCTCGAAGCGCTGCACCTGAACATCAGCACCGGCATGGTGGTGGCCAGTCGGCTATGGCGCCGGATCTGTCAGACGACGCTGGCCGGCTATGGTATTTCCGAGGCCTGCGCCATGCCGCTGCTGACTATCGTGCGCTTGGGCGACGGTGTGCACCAAGTGGCGGTTGCCCAGGCTGCAGGGCTTGAAAGCCCATCGCTGGTGCGCCTGCTCGACCAGTTGTGCAGTTCAGGGCTCGTTTGCCGGACGGAAGACCCGGTGGACCGCCGTGCCAAGGCCTTGAGCCTGACCCCTCGTGGTCGGGAGGTGGCTGAAGCCATCGAGGGCGAGCTGGTACGCCTGCGCCAAGAGATCCTGCAAGGTATTGACGAAGCTGATCTGCTGGCGACCCTGCGCGTATTGCGCGCCTTCGAGACTGCCGCACAGCGCACGCCGGGCGTGCCTTCATGAAGGGCTTCTTCAGCACTTTGCCGCCTGCCCGTGACTGGTTCTACGGCGTGCGCACCTTCGCCGCGTCGATGATCGCGTTGTACATCGCCTTGCTCATGCAGTTGCCTAGGCCTTACTGGGCCATGGCCACTGTTTATATCGTCTCCAGCCCATTCGTTGGGCCGACCAGCTCCAAAGCGCTGTACCGTGCTATGGGTACGCTGCTGGGCGCCGCTGGAGCGGTGTTCCTGGTGCCATTGCTGGTGCAGACACCCTTGCTGCTGACAGTGGCCATTGCCTTGTGGACCGGCACCTTGTTGTTCCTGTCGCTGCACCTGCGTACCGCCAACAGCTATGCCTTGATGCTGGCTGGTTATACCTTGCCAATGATTGCCCTGCCGGTGGTCGACGACCCGCTACGGGTGTTCGACATCGCTTCCTCGCGGGCCCAGGAAATCTGCCTGGGTATTGTCTGTGCCGCAGTGGTCGGTGCGATCTTCTGGCCGCGTCGGCTGACCCCGGTGCTGGTCGGTGCTACCGGTAACTGGTTCAACGAGGCAATCCGCTACAGTGATACGTTCCTGGCTCGCCAGACGTCGGCCGATACCGTTGGCGCCTTGCGCGCTTCAATGGTGACTACCTTCAACTCGCTGGAGCTGATGATTGGCCAGTTGTCCCACGAAGGCGCGCGGCCGCAGACGGTCAAAAATGCCCGCGAATTGCGCGGGCGGATGATTCATCTGTTGCCGGTGGTCGACGCCCTCGACGATGCGCTGTTGGCCCTGGAGGCCCGCGCTCCGGCAGAGGCAGAACAGCTGCAACCGCTGTTGGAGCAGGCGCGTGACTGGCTAAAAAGCACCGCCAGCGACGCTGCACCGGGCCGTTGGTCGACCTTGAAGGCGCAGCTCGAACACCTGCAGCCGAGCGTCGTGGCACTCGATGAACGCGCTTCGCTGTTGCTATCCAATGCCCTCTACCGTCTGGCCGAATGGGTCGATCTGTGGCAAGACTGTTGCAGCCTGCAACATGCCATTCGCAACGATGACCAGTCGCCATGGCGTGCGGTGTATCGGCACTGGCGCCTGGGGCGGCTGACGCCGTTCTTCGACCGTGGTCTGATGCTCTACTCCGTGTTTTCCACCGTCACGGCGATCATCGCCGCCACCACGTTGTGGATCCTCTCGGGCTGGAACGATGGCGGCAGTGCGGTGATTCTTGCCGCTGTGGCTTGCAGCTTCTTCGCCGCCATGGACGACCCGGCCCCGCAGATATACCGGTTCTTCTTCTGGACCGCAGTATCGGTGGTGTTTGCCAGCTTGTACCTGTTCCTGGTGCTACCGAACCTTCATGACTTCCCGATGCTGGTGTTGGCTTTTGCCGTGCCGTTCATCTGTGTGGGCACGCTCACGGTACAGCCTCAGTTTTACCTCGGCACCCTGCTGACCATCGTCAACACCGCTTCGTTCATCAGCATCCAGGGCGCCTACGACGCCAACTTCCTGACCTTCATCAACTCCAACCTGGCAGGTCCTGTAGGGTTGTTGTTTGCCTTCATCTGGACCCTGGTGATGCGCCCATTCGGTGTCGAACTGGCGGCCAAGCGTCTGACCCGCTTCAGCTGGCGCGACATCGTCGGCATGACCCGCCCGGCAACGTTGGCCGAACACCGGCGCCTTGGCGTGCAAATGCTCGACCGCCTGATGCAACTTCTGCCGCGCTTGATCCAGACCGGCCAGGATACCGGCACCGCCCTGCGCGATCTGCGTGCGGGCCTGAACCTGCTTGATCTGCTCGCTTATATGCCACGGGTTGGCGCGCAGACACGGGCATCACTGGAGCGGGTGGTTGAAGAAGTCGGCGAGCACTTTCAGGCCTGTCTGGACGCCCGTCAGCGTCTGCATGCGCCGCCGGCTTTGCTGCAGAACATGGAGCGCGCCCGCCGTGCCCTGAATCTTGAAGACCTGGCCGACAACGCCGAAACCCGGCTGCAATTGCTGCACGCGTTGAGCGGCCTGCGCCTGGCCCTGCTGCCTGGGGTTGAGGTGGTGCTGGAGCCGTCTGATGAGCCGCCACAACTGCCCTATGGCATCGATGGAGCCCCACTGTGATCGGTGAATTGGATATCAGCGGGGTGTTCCTGCCCACGCTGCTGGTGATGATGGTCCTCACCTACCTGCTGTTTCTCGGGGTGCATGCCGTGCTCACCCGTGTGCATTTCTATCGCCTGGTCTGGCACCGGGCGTTGTTCAACGTTGCTCTCTACGCCGTGCTGCTCGGCACGGTCGACCACTTTTGCCGAAACCTGATGCTGCCATGAAAAAACCCTTGTTGACGCTGGGCCGCGTGGTCCTGACCCTGCTGGTAGTGACGCTGGCGACCGTACTGGTCTGGCAGATGGTCATGTACTACATGTTCGCTCCCTGGACTCGCGACGGGCACATCCGCGCCGACGTGATCCAGATTGCCCCTGACGTGTCCGGCCTGATCCAGAAGGTTGAAGTGCGTGACAACCAGGTGGTCAAGCGCGGCGACGTGCTGTTCACCATCGACCAAGACCGCTTCAAGCTAGCCCTGCGCCATGCTCAGGCGACCTTGGCCGAACGCAAGGAAACCCTGGCCCAGACCAGCCGAGAAGCCCGCCGTAACCGTGGTCTGGGCAATCTGGTGGCGCAGGAGCAACTGGAAGAGAGCCAGTCCCGCGAGGCCCGAGCGCAGTCGGCGCTGGCCGAGGCACAGGTCGCGGTGGACGCTGCGCAGTTGAATCTGGACCGTTCAGTGGTGCGCAGCCCGGTCGATGGCTACCTGAACGACCGCGCGCCGCGCCCCCATGAATTTGTCAGTGCTGGCAAAGCCGTGCTCTCGGTGGTCGACAGCAGCTCCTACCACGTTGATGGTTACTTCGAAGAAACCAAGCTGTCTGGCATTCATATCGGTCAGGCGGTGGATATCCGCGTAATGGGCGACAACGCCCGTTTGCGTGGGCATGTACAGAGCTTCGCTGCCGGTATTGAAGACCGTGACCGCAGCAGCGGTGCCAACCTGCTGCCTAACGTCAATCCGGCGTTCAGTTGGGTGCGCCTGGCTCAGCGGATTCCGGTGCGGATCGCGTTCGATGAAGTGCCAGCGGACTTTCGCATGATTGCCGGACGTACCGCGACCGTGTCGATTATCGACGGTAAAGATCAATGAAACGCCTGTCTCTGCTTGGCCTGAGCCTGTTGCTGTCGGCCTGCCAGATGGTCGGCCCGGATTACCAATTGCCCAAGGACGGCGCGATCCAGCGTGCCGACCTACAGGGTCAGCTGCGTCAGGATGCCAATAGCGTAGTGTCGGCGCCGGTGCCGCAGAACTGGTGGCACCTGTATCACGACCAGCGCCTCAACACCCTGGTCAGCCAGGCCCTTGCGGCCAACACCGAACTGCGTGTCGCTGCTGCCAATATCGCCCGTGCCCGTGCCCAGGTTGAGCAGGCTGAAGCCCAGGGTGGGCTCAATGGCGGCGTGAAACTCGGGGCCCAGCGCTTGCAGGAGTCCGGCGAAGCGTTCCTGCTGCCGGAGAAGGTGCCGGTGGCGAACATTGGTGAAGCGATCATCAGCGCGTCCTACCAGTTCGACTTGTGGGGCACCCTCAAGCGTGGTGTCGAAGCTGCTCAGGCCAATGCCGATGCTACCCAAGCCGCTGCCGATACCGCACGAATCACCGTGGTCGCCGATGTTGTGCGCGCCTACACTCAGGTGTGTGCTGCTAACGAGGAGTACCACATCGCCCGTGAGTCCCTGGACCTGCAAGAGCAGAGCGTGACCTTGACCCAGCGCCTACGCGACGCTGGGCGTGGTGACGAAACTCAGGTCACCCGTTCGCAGACCCAATTCAAGTCACTGCGCGCCGAGCTGCCGCGCTACCAGGCTGCACGTGAGGCGGGCTTGTATACCCTGTCGATGTTACTGGCCAAACCCGTGGCACAGCTGCCAGCCGGTACCGCCGACTGCGCTGAACTACCGCACATCGCGCAAGTGCTACCGGTGGGGGATGGCGCCGCGCTGCTCAAGCGGCGTCCGGACGTACGTCAGGCTGAGCGAAGTCTGGCGGCGGCAACGGCGACCATCGGTGTGGCCACCGGTCAACTGTATCCAGACATCAGCATCGGTGCCCAGGTCGGCACCATTGGTATCCTGGAAAACCTCGGCGAGCCAGCGACCAACCGTTGGGGCTTTGGCCCGCTGCTGACCTGGACGGTGCCGACCAACGGCTCGCGTGCACGTATTCGCCAGGCCGAAGCTACAACTCAGGCGGCGCTGGCGCATTTTGATGGGGTGGTGCTCAATGCCATCCGCGAAACCCAGACCAGCCTGGCGCAGTACAGTGCATTGCTTGAGCGCCGTGATGCCTTGGCGGAGGCGGAGAAGTCGGCGCAGTTGGCCGCTGACCAGACCCATCGCTTCTATCAGGCTGGGCGTGAGTCATTCCTGGCGGATCTGCAGGCGACGCGGACCTATACCGACATGCGCGCGCAACTGGCGATGGCCAACACGCAGGTGGCGATGGGGCAGATCGGCTTGTTCCTGGCGTTGGGTGGCGGCTGGTAACGTCAGCCTCACAGCTGCGGCCTGCATCGAAACCCTGTGGGAGCCGGGCTTGCCGGCGATAGGCCGCCGCTGCAGTTTCACTTGTCCACAAACCCCTTGAGCATCTCGATCGGCAACGGAAAGACAATGGTCGACGACTTGTCCCCGGCAATACTGCCCAGGGTCTGCATGTACCGCAGTTGCATGGCCCCCGGCTGGCGCCCGAGCATCTCTGCCGCCTGCATCAGTTTCTCCGAGGCCTGCAATTCACCTTCGGCGTGAATCACCTTGGCTCGCCGTTCGCGTTCGGCCTCCGCCTGGCGGGCAATGGCGCGGATCATCGACTCGTTGAGGTCGACATGCTTGATCTCGACATTGGCCACCTTGATGCCCCAGGCGTCCGTTTGTGCATCAAGCACTTCGCGGATATCCAGATTCAGGCGTTCGCGTTCAGCCAGTAATTCGTCCAGCTCATGCTTGCCGAGCACCGCGCGTAGGGTTGTCTGCGCCAACTGGCTGGTGGCCATGAGAAAGTCTTCGACCTGAATGATCGCCTTCTGTGGATCAAGCACACGAAAGTACAGCACCGCATTGACCTTGACCGAAACGTTGTCGCGGGTGATCACATCCTGTGGTGGTACATCGAGCACGATGGTGCGCAGGTCGACCCGAACCATTTGCTGGACACCTGGAATCAACAACACCAGACCGGGCCCCTTGACCCGCCAGAAACGCCCAAGTTGGAACACCACGCCCCGCTCGTACTCGCGCAGGATGCGAAACGCTGACAGCAACAGCACTGCGGTCAGCGCCACCAGCGCACCAAAACCCAGTTCGAAGAACATGCTCAATCTCCTTGCACCACAGCGTCTGCCGCGGCACTGACGTCCAGAAGTACGCCCTTGCGTGAGATCACCCGGACGCGTTGACCTACCTGCAGCGGCGTCTGGCACTGCGCCTGCCACTGTTCACCCTGCGCCTGCACCGAACCGATATAGGGGTCGCTGTCATTGACTGCCATTACCGTCGCCAGGCTACCGACCAGCCCGGCGTCACCGCTGACCAGCGCGCGCCTGCGTGCTTTTATGGCCATGCCCAGCACACCGCCTAGTAACAATGCCGAGACCAGCGCCAGGAACAGGATCAGCGCCAGCGGGATGCCAAAACCGGGCACGTCGGTGTCCATTAGAATCACCGCGCCGACCACAAAGGCGACGATGCCGCCGAAGCCAACCACGCCAAAGCTGGGCATAAACGCCTCAGCGATCATGAATGCCACGCCAAGCAAGATCAGCCCGATACCGGCATAGCTCACTGGCAACAACTGCAGGGCATACAGGGCCAACAACAGGCAGATACCGCCGATCACCCCACCCACCCCGGAACCTGGGCTCATGAACTCGAACATCAGACCGTAGACACCGATCATGATCAGGATCAGAGCGACACTGGGGTTGGTGATGACTGCCAGCAAACGGGTGCGCCAGTCGGGTTGGCGCTCGATCACCGCCGCGCCAGCCGTGTTCAGTTGCAGCGGTTGTCCAGCGACGTCGACGGTTTTGCCGTCGAGCTGTCGCAACAGGTCAGGCAGGTCATTGGCAACCTGGTCGATCACCTTCAGGCGCAGGGCATCGCTGGCGGGCAGGCTGACGGCTTCGCGCACCGCCTGCTCGGCCCAGTCGGCGTTGCGCCCGCGCAACTGAGCCAAGCCGCGAATGTAGGCCGCCGCATCGTTGACCTGCTTGCGGGTCATGGTGTCTTGTTCGATCTGCGGTGATTGCTTGTCGCCAGTCGGCGCTGCCGGTGGCGCCGCTGGGTCCTTGGGAGGGCCGGGTAAACCGCCAATCTGCACCGGCGTGGCAGCGCCGAGATTGGTGCCGGGGGCCATGGCTGCGACATGGCTGGCGTAGAGGATGTAGGTGCCGGCACTGGCCGCCCGGGCGCCACTGGGGGCGACGTAACTGGCCACTGGCACGGGGCTGGCGAGAATTGCTTTGATAATCTCGCGCATCGAGCTGTCCAGTCCGCCAGGAGTGTCGAGGCGGATCACCACCAACTGTGCATGCTCGGCTTTGGCGTGCTCCAAACCACGAATCAGATAATCGGCACTGGCCGGACCAATGGCGTCGTTGATACTCAGTACCAGCACTGGCTGGCCGGGCGCAGCCTGGCCGCTCGAAATTGCGCCGAGCCAGAGCATTACCAGCAGGTGCCGAAACCAACGAGCGATCACCTGAATTCACCCGTCTTGTATGTGTCCAATAAGTTTAGTCGGCTGCCTCGGGCAGCACGGCCTAAACTTCACAAGTGGGGGCTAGCTCTATACGGAGGTGCACCATGCGTATGGCAAAAACCCTGCAGCAGTGCCTGGACAAGGCCGGCTGCGACTACGACATCGTTCCTCACGCGCACTCATCCACCAGCCTTGAGTCGGCGCGCATGGCCGGAGTACCCGCTGAGCGGGTAGCCAAGTCAGTCATGCTCGACGACCGCCACGGCAACTACCTGATGGCTGTATTGCCGGCCAACCGTCACTTGGACATGAGCAAGGTACAAGCTACCGGGCAATGGCATATGACCTCTGAAAGCAACCTGCCACACCTGTTTGGTGACTGCGAACGCGGTGCTATCCCGGCCATGGGCGATGCCTATTCGATCAAGATGCTGGTTGACCCGACCCTGACCCGTCAGGGCGATATCTATGTCGAAGCCGGCGATCACGATCACCTGATCCACATGAACATGACGCAGTACCTGAAACTGGTGCCTAACGCTGAAGTGCGTGAGGTTTGCTGATGATCAACCCACTGCCAGGCTGGCGTCGTGGACGACCGGCCTGGCCTAAAGGAGTGACCCATGGAAGCACCTACCCATAAGTTTTCAGATTTGTTCAAACAGCTGGGTCTGCCCGACGATCCAGTCGGCATCGATCAATTCCTTACCAGTCATTCGCCACTAAAGGGCGATATAAAACTGGTCGACGCACCCTTTTGGACGCCGTCTCAAAAGGCTTTTCTCCAAGAGAGTGTCACTGAAGACTCCGACTGGGCGGTGCCGTTCGACCAGCTCAACGAAGCCTTGCGTAACCCGAAAAAATAAACGCCGAGCGGCACCTGATACCGGCGTTCGGCGTTGCTATGCTCAGAAAAAAACAACAGGGGACAGCGCCAATGAAAGAGCCCTATGCCGTTGGTTTTTGGTGTGCCGTGACTGCTTTGAGTTTGCTGACCGTCGGTTATTTCTATGGAGTCAAGGAGACCTATCAACTCAACCAGGCCCTGGTGTTTCTCTATGCCGCCGGTGGCGTGATCGGGGCATTGGCGCTGACGGCGCTGGCCTGGATCGCCTGGCAGCAACTAAGGGTCAGCAAACGCCAGTTGGCCCAGGGGCGCACTCTGGTGGCGATCTGGAACACCAAGGTTGCCTTGCGTCGAGTCGAAACTGTGTTCGACCGTTATTTCTGGGGCAGCTACTGGCAGCCGGGGCGCACCTTTCAGGAAGTTATGGGGGAGCTTGAAGGCACGCCACTTGAGCAAAGCCTGGAGGCCCTCAAACGCCAATGTCGGGAGCTGGACAAGGAAACCCATGACCTGCGCCGGCACTGGCTGGATAACGCCCGTGAGCTCTCTACCGTGGCCACCGCCATGGCCCGCGAGCGCTATCAACTGGACCTGTGCGATTCGCAGCAAAGTAGCGGGCGAGGGGGCGCAGTGCTCAATCGGGATCTGGAAGTGCTGGTCTACACTTGGTCGGCGCGTCTGCGCAGCTTCGACCACCAGCTCGATGAGCTGGAGGGCGAATACCGCTGAGAGTGTTCGCGGTGGTTCAATCGCCGCGAATGTACTGCTCCAGCTGCAGGATCATGTTGGCCTGTTCTGCGATGGCCTCTTTGACCAGGTCACCGATCGACAACAGGCCCAACAGCTCACCGTTCTCCACTACCGGCAGGTGCCGCAGGTGGCTGTTGGTCATCATGTTCATGCAGTACTCGATGTTCTGGTGCGGATCCACAGTGATCACCGGCGCGCTCATGATCGCGCTGACCGGGGTGCCCACTGATGAACGGCCCTTGAGCACCATCTTGCGCGCATAGTCACGCTCACTGACGATTCCCACTACTTGGCCACCTTCGACCACCGGCAAGGCACCGACGTTCTTCTCGGCCATCAGCCGCAGGGCATCGAGGACCATCTGGCCGGGGCCAATGGTATGTACCTGATGGTGCTGCTGGGCTTTGGTTTTCAGTAGCTGTGCCACGGTTTTCATAAAGGCCTCTGCGATGCTGGGAGTTGATGACGGCAGATACCTAAAGAATCGTGTACAGATCGCCGCAGGGCAAGGGAGAAAGCGGCATCGAGGCGATTGAAAAACGTCATGAACTGGCCCATAAACGAAAAAGCGGCCAACAATGGCCGCTTTGTCAGAACTCGATCAATGTTTGATCAAGCGATTCCCTTCGGGTTCGGGCCGAAGCGGTTAGCACCTGGGGTGCTGTCCTGGCACAGGAACACGATGTTGACGATGGGCAGCAGCAGCCACCAGCCGCTGCGATCGGTATCGTGCATACGGCGGACGCCGACGGCGATACCAGGGATAAGCAATGCCAGGGAGTACACGTTCGAGAACAGGCCATTAGTACCTGCCAGGCCTTCGGCTACACCAATGCCAAAGGCAATCAGGCAGTTGATCAGGAAGAACATCCAGTATTCTTTGCGGCGCGCACGACCGGCGAACACAGCGTACTTCTTCAGTACGGCAAAATACCAGTTACCTGTGGCTTCAGGCGCAGCGGTTGCAACAGCGGCAGCCGGCGCAACGCCTTGAGGTGCCCCACACTGCGGGCAGGCCATGGCGCTTTGGTGGATTTCCTTGGCGCAGCCACGGCAAAAAACCATACTCATTTGTTATCCCTCACGTTAATTAACTGAAAACCCTATAAACACAAACAGCGAAATACCTGACATGACAACACCGGCAATGCCCATGTTGCTTCCAGGCTTTTGCTGCAAGATGCTGATGCTACCCAAGACCAGGCTGATGATTGCAAACAGGCTTAATCCGAGCACCGTATCACCGTCCCAGTCAGCGCTATCAAACAGGGAAAGTGTGCAGAGAATCCCGAGTGTCAGGGAGACAATACCCATCCACGGGGAGGGCGGATTGGCAGGCTGTGTGGCGGCCTGCAGATGCTGGAGCGCACCACATTGTGGGCAGGAAGGCGCCGTTTCATGTATCTGCTTGGCGCAACCGCGGCAAAACACCATTGCCATGACAAATCCTTTTGATAGTTCCTGCTGTGCATGTGCAGTTGAAGTCAGCTGGATAGTTTACCAAGTAATTCTTTGACGGCAAAATAATGGCACTTCGCGCGTGAGGGGGTATTCAAAGGCGGCGACGCCATTGATCAGTGTCTCCACCAGCCCTTTGGCCATTTCCGCCGAATGCAGGGTCGACCAGAGAAAATTCTTGCTGGCTGAGTCGATGTCATCAAAGGCTTTGTAGCCGGTGTTATCAGCCAGCATTTTCCGGCATCTCGAAACAAAATCTGACACTTGTGCCAGCGGTCTTGACTGGCTCCTTGTAGCCACAGCTGTGAGGCTGCGATCGGGGGTGAAGCGGCCGCAAAACCTGGCCACCGCGATTCGTCAGGCCCACCGAGGTGCCCGTGCTCCCAGCAGTCAATCGCAGTCTCGTGCCTCGGCAGCGGCTACAGCAAGTGGTGGTGCGGCCAACAAAAAAGGCCCAGGTTTTCACCGGAGCCTTCGGCACTACAACTTATGTTCAAAGCCCGTTGGGCAAGAACCGGGTCGCACCGCTTACATCATCGATCTTCTTGATACGGAAGGCCTTGATGCAGGTTTCATTACGGGTGTTGCTGTCTGGGCAGTACTGTTTGACGAAATCGCCAAAGTCCATGTCCTGACCGTTAACGCTCAGCACACGTTTGAAGTATTCGCCCTGGATGCCCTGAGCCTGACGCGAGGCGGTCATTTCCTGGTTCACCACCAGACGGCCATGCAGGTCGACGGTAGGAAACTCGGCTTCTTCCTTGAAGCAGCCGCTCAGCAGCAGACCAGCCGCTACCAGCATAAACAGACGCAGCATGATGTTGTCTCCGCAAAGGTCGACCCCGGCAAAACGCCGGGGCAGGCCTGTGATGATTACTTGCCGAACAGGCTGTTGGAGCGATTGACCTCGGCCTTGCCCGCGTCTTCGAGCAAGGACTTGGTGCCCGAGGTCACGTTGCGTGCGGAGTCGGCGTTGGACTGGATCACGTCGGTGCGCGCAGCGCTGTCGCGCAGCTCGGCATCGATGTAGTCGTTGGCCCGTGCAACCTGAGCTTTTTTCGCTTGCAGTTGCAGGCGACGCTCTTCCAGCTCCAGTGCGCGCAGCTCGTCTTCGAAGCCTTCTTCACGGGTGCGAACGCGTTTCTGCTCGGTGGCTTGCGCCTGCTGCCGTTCGGCGGCGGCTTGCGCGGCAGCACGCTGCGAGGCAGCGCGCTGCTGACGGGCAGCAGCTTCGCGAGATTCGGCGCGCTGCTGGGCGGCGGCGGCCTGGCGTAGGCGTTCGGCTTCCAGGTTGGCTTCAGTCTGTTTGGTCTGCTGTTCGATCTGGTAAAGCTGATCAAACTGGCCTGCTGTGGCGGTCATGGCAGACAGTGCGAGGGCGGTGCCCAGAACAATATGCTTCATGTCCGCTTGCCTCAGCTCTTTTTAGGTTCTGGGCAGGTAGCATTCGGCTGAATGCGCGTCTCGTTGCTCATGGTCATGACCATCAAGGAGATGCCACCGACTTCGAAGTTGCAAGGGCGACCTACCTGAGCGGAGGTGTAGATCTTGCCGCTTTCGGAGTAACCGATCAGCACGCCTGGAACCAGGGTGGTGTCGTTGACCATGGAGCCGGCGAGAGCGCCCGCACCACCACCGGCAACACCGCCGACAATAGCGGTGTCAGTGTTTTTGCCAGCACCCAGAGCTGCGCCACCCAGTGCACCGAGAACACCGCCAACCATCATCGCGGCATTTTTGTTCTTCTCGTTGCTGACTTTGATCTTGGTCGGCGAGACGGTGAGGATCTTCACGGTCTTGGCTTCTTGCTGAGTGTTCACCTGGCTGGCGTCAAACACATCGGATTCATACTGCTCGCCAGTCGCCTGGCAGCCAACGAGAGAAGCGACAACGGTCAAAGCCAGACAGTGTTTCAGCATTTTCATTCCTAAATTCCCTGGAGGGTGTGGGTAACCTTCGCCGCAATCCATTGATGGTGGGCATATTGCCATCATTGTAAGCGGATAGCTTAAGCCAGGTAAAGCCAGCAGGACTTATAGGGGATTTAGTTAGAGCGGTTGGTAATAAGGACTCGGGCGTCTGCGGGAGCAGGCGAGGGCCTATTGAAAGGCAGGTAAGCGGAAGATGGCGTGAAACGCCGGCTCTTTGCGAGCAAACAGAAAGAAGATGGCGCACTCGGCGGGATTCGAACCCACGACCCCTGCCTTCGGAGGGCAGTACTCTATCCAGCTGAGCTACGAGTGCAGCGCGGGCGCCATGATACCCATCTAGACTGTCGGCGTCCATCGTCAGTATGGCTGTGTTCGATTTTGCACACATGGCAGTCTATAAGTGACGTTGATCTGAAAAAGTCCGCCGTATAGCGCATTTTGTTCTTTTTTTCGAACACCCTATTGTCCTTTTTCCTCGTTGCTCCTAGGATTCGTTTGAGATTTCAAACGCTCTCCTTTTTCTACAATCAATAATTCGCTCCGTGCCTGCACGGTGCCTTTAAGGAAGCCGACATGCAGCTTAAAGATGCCCAGTTGTTCCGCCAGCAAGCCTTCATCGACGGCGTGTGGTTGGACGCGGACAACGGTCAGACCATCAAGGTCAATAACCCGGCCACCGGCGAGATCATCGGCACTGTG
Protein-coding sequences here:
- a CDS encoding MarR family winged helix-turn-helix transcriptional regulator — translated: MTLEALHLNISTGMVVASRLWRRICQTTLAGYGISEACAMPLLTIVRLGDGVHQVAVAQAAGLESPSLVRLLDQLCSSGLVCRTEDPVDRRAKALSLTPRGREVAEAIEGELVRLRQEILQGIDEADLLATLRVLRAFETAAQRTPGVPS
- a CDS encoding FUSC family protein, producing MKGFFSTLPPARDWFYGVRTFAASMIALYIALLMQLPRPYWAMATVYIVSSPFVGPTSSKALYRAMGTLLGAAGAVFLVPLLVQTPLLLTVAIALWTGTLLFLSLHLRTANSYALMLAGYTLPMIALPVVDDPLRVFDIASSRAQEICLGIVCAAVVGAIFWPRRLTPVLVGATGNWFNEAIRYSDTFLARQTSADTVGALRASMVTTFNSLELMIGQLSHEGARPQTVKNARELRGRMIHLLPVVDALDDALLALEARAPAEAEQLQPLLEQARDWLKSTASDAAPGRWSTLKAQLEHLQPSVVALDERASLLLSNALYRLAEWVDLWQDCCSLQHAIRNDDQSPWRAVYRHWRLGRLTPFFDRGLMLYSVFSTVTAIIAATTLWILSGWNDGGSAVILAAVACSFFAAMDDPAPQIYRFFFWTAVSVVFASLYLFLVLPNLHDFPMLVLAFAVPFICVGTLTVQPQFYLGTLLTIVNTASFISIQGAYDANFLTFINSNLAGPVGLLFAFIWTLVMRPFGVELAAKRLTRFSWRDIVGMTRPATLAEHRRLGVQMLDRLMQLLPRLIQTGQDTGTALRDLRAGLNLLDLLAYMPRVGAQTRASLERVVEEVGEHFQACLDARQRLHAPPALLQNMERARRALNLEDLADNAETRLQLLHALSGLRLALLPGVEVVLEPSDEPPQLPYGIDGAPL
- a CDS encoding DUF1656 domain-containing protein, which gives rise to MIGELDISGVFLPTLLVMMVLTYLLFLGVHAVLTRVHFYRLVWHRALFNVALYAVLLGTVDHFCRNLMLP
- a CDS encoding efflux RND transporter periplasmic adaptor subunit, whose protein sequence is MKKPLLTLGRVVLTLLVVTLATVLVWQMVMYYMFAPWTRDGHIRADVIQIAPDVSGLIQKVEVRDNQVVKRGDVLFTIDQDRFKLALRHAQATLAERKETLAQTSREARRNRGLGNLVAQEQLEESQSREARAQSALAEAQVAVDAAQLNLDRSVVRSPVDGYLNDRAPRPHEFVSAGKAVLSVVDSSSYHVDGYFEETKLSGIHIGQAVDIRVMGDNARLRGHVQSFAAGIEDRDRSSGANLLPNVNPAFSWVRLAQRIPVRIAFDEVPADFRMIAGRTATVSIIDGKDQ
- a CDS encoding efflux transporter outer membrane subunit, whose protein sequence is MKRLSLLGLSLLLSACQMVGPDYQLPKDGAIQRADLQGQLRQDANSVVSAPVPQNWWHLYHDQRLNTLVSQALAANTELRVAAANIARARAQVEQAEAQGGLNGGVKLGAQRLQESGEAFLLPEKVPVANIGEAIISASYQFDLWGTLKRGVEAAQANADATQAAADTARITVVADVVRAYTQVCAANEEYHIARESLDLQEQSVTLTQRLRDAGRGDETQVTRSQTQFKSLRAELPRYQAAREAGLYTLSMLLAKPVAQLPAGTADCAELPHIAQVLPVGDGAALLKRRPDVRQAERSLAAATATIGVATGQLYPDISIGAQVGTIGILENLGEPATNRWGFGPLLTWTVPTNGSRARIRQAEATTQAALAHFDGVVLNAIRETQTSLAQYSALLERRDALAEAEKSAQLAADQTHRFYQAGRESFLADLQATRTYTDMRAQLAMANTQVAMGQIGLFLALGGGW
- a CDS encoding slipin family protein encodes the protein MFFELGFGALVALTAVLLLSAFRILREYERGVVFQLGRFWRVKGPGLVLLIPGVQQMVRVDLRTIVLDVPPQDVITRDNVSVKVNAVLYFRVLDPQKAIIQVEDFLMATSQLAQTTLRAVLGKHELDELLAERERLNLDIREVLDAQTDAWGIKVANVEIKHVDLNESMIRAIARQAEAERERRAKVIHAEGELQASEKLMQAAEMLGRQPGAMQLRYMQTLGSIAGDKSSTIVFPLPIEMLKGFVDK
- a CDS encoding NfeD family protein, translated to MIARWFRHLLVMLWLGAISSGQAAPGQPVLVLSINDAIGPASADYLIRGLEHAKAEHAQLVVIRLDTPGGLDSSMREIIKAILASPVPVASYVAPSGARAASAGTYILYASHVAAMAPGTNLGAATPVQIGGLPGPPKDPAAPPAAPTGDKQSPQIEQDTMTRKQVNDAAAYIRGLAQLRGRNADWAEQAVREAVSLPASDALRLKVIDQVANDLPDLLRQLDGKTVDVAGQPLQLNTAGAAVIERQPDWRTRLLAVITNPSVALILIMIGVYGLMFEFMSPGSGVGGVIGGICLLLALYALQLLPVSYAGIGLILLGVAFMIAEAFMPSFGVVGFGGIVAFVVGAVILMDTDVPGFGIPLALILFLALVSALLLGGVLGMAIKARRRALVSGDAGLVGSLATVMAVNDSDPYIGSVQAQGEQWQAQCQTPLQVGQRVRVISRKGVLLDVSAAADAVVQGD
- a CDS encoding aminoacyl-tRNA deacylase — its product is MRMAKTLQQCLDKAGCDYDIVPHAHSSTSLESARMAGVPAERVAKSVMLDDRHGNYLMAVLPANRHLDMSKVQATGQWHMTSESNLPHLFGDCERGAIPAMGDAYSIKMLVDPTLTRQGDIYVEAGDHDHLIHMNMTQYLKLVPNAEVREVC